One genomic window of Camelina sativa cultivar DH55 chromosome 5, Cs, whole genome shotgun sequence includes the following:
- the LOC104785602 gene encoding bifunctional protein FolD 1, mitochondrial isoform X2 — MLLMARKALASAHSSKAIRLTTREVHYLSSILVSPPLVSLDLPENWIPYSDPPPLASFETEQKTVVIDGKVIAEEIRTKIISEVGKMKMAVGKVPGLAVVLVGQQRDSQTYVRNKMKACEETGIKSVLAELPEDCSEGHIISVLKEFNEDTSIHGVLVQLPLPQHLDESKILNMVRLEKDVDGFHPLNMGNLAMRGREPLFVSCTPKGCVELLIRAGVEIAGKNAVVIGRSNIVGLPMSLLLQA, encoded by the exons ATGTTATTGATGGCGAGGAAAGCTTTGGCCTCGGCGCATAGTAGTAAGGCTATTCGTTTGACAACAAGGGAAGTTCATTACCTAAGCTCCATCTTAGTGTCTCCTCCACTTGTCTCCCTTGATTTGCCTGAAAATTGGATTCCTTACTCTGATCCTCCACCTCTTGCTTCTTTCG AGACTGAGCAGAAGACTGTGGTAATAGATGGTAAAGTTATAGCCGAGGAAATCAGAACAAAGATTATTAGTGAAGTTGGGAAGATGAAAATGGCTGTTGGAAAAGTCCCTGGTCTTGCTGTTGTTTTGGTTGGCCAACAAAGAGACTCGCAAACTTATGTTCGCAACAAGATGAAAGCTTGTGAAGAAACTGGCATTAAATCTGTTCTGGCTGAATTGCCAGAGGATTGTAGTGAAGGACATATTATTAGTGTCTTGAAAGAATTTAATGAAGACACGTCTATTCATGGAGTTCTTGTGCAGCTTCCTTTGCCCCAA CATCTTGATGAATCAAAAATCTTGAATATGGTGAGATTGGAGAAAGACGTTGATGGGTTTCATCCATTAAACATGGGGAATCTTGCAATGAGAGGGAGGGAACCGCTGTTTGTATCTTGCACTCCTAAAGGCTGTGTGGAGTTGTTGATAAGAGCAGGCGTTGAAATAGCAGGCAAAAATGCTGTTGTGATTGGAAGAAGCAACATCGTTGGACTACCGATGTCTTTATTATTGCAG